A window of the Butyricimonas virosa genome harbors these coding sequences:
- a CDS encoding PKD-like family lipoprotein — protein MKNVIGLSILLTLSLCLGCYDDKGNYDYHDFNEVTIGNRGFDTAYLLTSYVDTLRISPELEFKLEENKHLTYEWVARSNAVGFVEYPISNDRNLVYPMSLSAGEYTLFFKVKDTLNTMEYSNATAFQVQDLLTKGWVILGENSNGEAQMDMITYSVDTMVLKNILQESGLPVLKDPVKVWVVDNYVDNMIHVSTGDGTYRLNREDFKGGDHTHLKYNFFDPGSLEHFTLQDVAQIRNYNRVAIIDDVLFHNSSMIQSSIFQNPANHYKGSYDLFDVGDKIAYNPQAMAFIYILYNKTEQRFVYAGGRAYGSPAGRCDTLKDTREDVEIFSWKTGLDYVTSINSRFLDGYSYTILKDDEGHRYLYSYVIMYQWGWESVVKKKKYLLDKATDFDKAKFFGASAQRTYLIYATGSKLYAYDYVAEKVQLLQDFGDQEITLLHCDLLVETGAGDDFFYVGTYDPSLPKETGGTLTKYRVVNDPNNIIVEKVPGFSWSGLCKIKSIDFKKN, from the coding sequence CATGATTTTAATGAAGTAACGATTGGTAACCGGGGATTCGATACGGCTTATCTTCTCACGTCATACGTGGATACACTTCGGATCTCTCCGGAGTTGGAATTCAAATTGGAAGAGAATAAGCATCTAACCTATGAGTGGGTAGCCCGGTCTAATGCTGTGGGTTTTGTGGAATATCCCATTAGTAACGACCGTAATTTGGTGTATCCGATGAGTTTATCGGCTGGGGAATATACCTTGTTTTTTAAAGTGAAAGACACGTTGAACACGATGGAGTATTCGAATGCTACCGCTTTTCAAGTACAAGATTTATTAACCAAAGGCTGGGTTATCCTTGGTGAAAATAGTAACGGGGAGGCACAGATGGATATGATCACGTATTCCGTCGACACGATGGTACTAAAGAATATCCTGCAAGAAAGTGGACTTCCTGTCTTAAAAGATCCGGTGAAAGTGTGGGTGGTTGATAATTATGTGGATAACATGATTCACGTGTCAACGGGAGATGGAACATATCGTCTGAATCGAGAGGATTTCAAAGGGGGAGACCACACGCATTTGAAATATAATTTCTTTGACCCGGGGAGTCTGGAACATTTCACGCTTCAGGATGTGGCACAGATACGTAATTATAACCGGGTGGCTATTATTGATGATGTGTTGTTTCACAATAGTTCCATGATTCAAAGTTCTATCTTTCAGAATCCGGCGAATCATTACAAGGGTTCCTATGATCTTTTTGATGTCGGGGATAAAATCGCGTATAATCCTCAAGCGATGGCGTTCATTTATATTTTGTATAATAAGACCGAGCAGCGTTTTGTTTATGCCGGGGGAAGGGCTTACGGGTCGCCTGCCGGGCGTTGCGATACGTTAAAGGATACACGGGAGGATGTGGAGATTTTTTCCTGGAAAACAGGATTGGATTATGTCACGAGTATTAACAGCCGTTTTCTGGATGGGTATTCTTACACGATATTGAAGGATGACGAGGGGCACAGGTATTTGTATTCCTACGTGATCATGTACCAGTGGGGATGGGAGAGTGTCGTGAAAAAGAAGAAATATTTACTGGATAAAGCCACGGACTTTGATAAAGCCAAATTTTTCGGGGCTAGTGCGCAGCGAACATATCTGATTTACGCTACGGGTTCGAAACTATATGCGTATGATTACGTGGCGGAAAAAGTGCAATTACTCCAGGATTTCGGTGATCAGGAAATAACATTGCTGCATTGTGACCTGTTGGTTGAGACGGGAGCCGGTGATGATTTCTTCTACGTGGGAACCTACGACCCTTCACTGCCGAAGGAGACGGGAGGGACATTGACAAAGTATCGAGTTGTCAATGATCCTAATAACATTATCGTGGAAAAAGTACCCGGCTTTAGCTGGTCCGGATTGTGTAAAATTAAGAGCATTGATTTCAAGAAAAATTAG
- the cobC gene encoding alpha-ribazole phosphatase, whose amino-acid sequence MEVFLIRHTKTAVIPGTCYGNSDVDVADSFPEEAEKVRGRLKGERFDAVYSSPLQRCRKLAVYCGYENPILDDRLKELNFGSWEGQRWDEIQDPRLQEWYDDWLSMPAGGAESFLEQHNRVSAFLDDLKETEYGKVCVFAHGGTIRAALIYAGKYNFNQAFTDDVDYGSLVKMTI is encoded by the coding sequence ATGGAAGTATTTTTGATCAGACATACGAAAACGGCGGTTATTCCGGGAACGTGTTACGGGAATTCGGATGTTGACGTGGCCGACTCTTTTCCGGAAGAAGCAGAGAAGGTGAGGGGGAGACTGAAAGGGGAGAGATTTGATGCAGTGTATTCTAGCCCATTACAACGTTGCAGGAAGTTGGCCGTTTACTGCGGTTATGAAAATCCGATTCTGGATGACCGATTGAAGGAATTGAATTTTGGGAGTTGGGAGGGGCAACGTTGGGATGAGATTCAAGATCCTCGTTTGCAGGAATGGTATGATGATTGGTTGAGTATGCCTGCCGGAGGGGCGGAAAGTTTTCTGGAACAGCATAACCGGGTGTCGGCTTTCTTGGATGATTTGAAGGAGACGGAATACGGGAAAGTATGTGTGTTCGCTCACGGAGGGACGATTCGGGCAGCGTTGATTTATGCCGGGAAATATAATTTTAATCAAGCATTCACGGATGATGTGGATTACGGTTCCCTAGTGAAAATGACGATATAG